The Paeniglutamicibacter sulfureus genome includes a region encoding these proteins:
- a CDS encoding ABC transporter substrate-binding protein, protein MRNKLTLAMAALGILALGACGSGSPSGQTASTAADGGAGLEKITVGVIPIVDTAPIFLGDSKGFFEAEGLDLDIQTATGGSAIVPGIQSGSYDFAFSNYVSLMVANDKGLSMKVVANGVTTSGNEDGDFGAVVVPKDSPIKSPKDLAGKKVSVNNLSNIGDITVSQVVKDDGGDPSTVDFVEVPFPEAPAALENGIVDAAWILDPFLVQAKGDGARVVSNNFSDFDPELDIAGYFTSTDKVAAEPELTAKFQRAMNKSLEYANENPQEVRDIVGTYTKIDEETRAKLVLPRYRVDINKDAAQKLGDATREFGAISKPVDLEALLP, encoded by the coding sequence ATGAGAAACAAACTTACACTCGCAATGGCCGCACTGGGGATCCTGGCCCTGGGCGCCTGCGGTTCGGGGTCGCCCAGCGGCCAGACCGCCTCCACGGCCGCGGATGGCGGAGCCGGCCTGGAGAAAATCACCGTCGGAGTCATCCCGATCGTGGACACCGCGCCGATCTTCTTGGGTGACTCCAAGGGCTTCTTCGAAGCCGAGGGCCTGGACCTGGACATCCAGACTGCCACTGGCGGCTCGGCCATCGTGCCGGGGATACAATCCGGAAGCTACGACTTCGCCTTCTCCAACTACGTCTCGCTCATGGTCGCCAACGACAAGGGCCTGAGCATGAAGGTCGTAGCCAACGGCGTGACCACCTCCGGGAACGAGGACGGGGACTTCGGTGCCGTGGTGGTCCCGAAGGACTCGCCCATCAAGAGTCCGAAGGACCTGGCAGGCAAGAAGGTCTCGGTGAACAACCTTTCCAACATCGGAGACATCACCGTTTCGCAGGTCGTCAAGGACGACGGCGGGGACCCGAGCACCGTTGACTTCGTCGAGGTTCCGTTCCCCGAGGCCCCGGCGGCCCTGGAAAACGGCATCGTGGATGCCGCCTGGATCCTCGATCCCTTCCTGGTCCAGGCCAAGGGCGACGGCGCGCGGGTCGTGAGCAACAACTTCTCCGACTTCGATCCGGAACTGGACATCGCCGGCTACTTCACCTCCACGGACAAGGTCGCCGCCGAACCCGAGCTGACGGCCAAATTCCAGCGCGCCATGAACAAGTCGCTGGAATACGCGAACGAGAACCCGCAGGAGGTCCGCGACATCGTGGGCACCTACACCAAGATCGACGAGGAAACCCGCGCCAAGCTGGTGCTGCCGCGCTACCGCGTGGACATCAACAAGGACGCAGCACAGAAGCTCGGCGATGCGACCCGGGAATTCGGGGCCATTTCCAAGCCTGTTGACCTCGAGGCCCTGTTGCCATGA
- a CDS encoding ABC transporter substrate-binding protein, with amino-acid sequence MKKRLSTLIAGASIAALALTGCGQGSISGSAASDSESAGASGDGALTKVVVGVLPIAPSVAVKYGIDKGIFEKHGLDVEFTTSSAGAAMLPAVSTGDLNFAVGNPLSVLTAVDKGLDMKIVSGYSDSKAEGDDINGVVVRADSGIKDFAGLAGKTTSVNALKTQGDLTIMESATIDGGDAGALKFSEMPFPDMEAQLDRGNMDAVWLPEPFLSKALANPDNELLGYPNQKAIPGLPTMVSFTSGKYAQENPEVVADFKAAMTETLAAAEDDQAGAKAMLPEFMKMDAKVAENLKMETWDGVVPSDQLAKLAELAAKLEFLSKAPDVEAMTVK; translated from the coding sequence ATGAAGAAGCGTCTTTCCACGCTCATCGCAGGCGCCTCGATTGCCGCGCTGGCGCTGACCGGTTGCGGCCAGGGCTCGATTTCCGGCTCGGCCGCGTCCGACAGCGAGTCGGCGGGCGCCTCGGGCGACGGCGCGTTGACGAAGGTGGTCGTCGGGGTCTTGCCCATCGCTCCGTCCGTGGCGGTGAAGTACGGAATCGACAAGGGGATTTTCGAAAAGCACGGGCTGGACGTGGAATTCACGACCAGTTCGGCCGGTGCCGCGATGCTGCCCGCTGTCTCCACCGGGGACCTGAACTTTGCCGTCGGCAACCCGCTCTCCGTGCTGACCGCCGTGGACAAGGGCCTGGACATGAAAATCGTCTCCGGCTACTCGGATTCCAAGGCCGAGGGCGATGACATCAACGGCGTGGTCGTGCGCGCCGACTCGGGGATCAAGGACTTTGCCGGCCTGGCGGGCAAGACCACCTCGGTCAATGCACTGAAGACGCAAGGCGACCTGACCATCATGGAATCAGCCACGATCGACGGCGGGGACGCGGGCGCCCTGAAATTCTCGGAGATGCCGTTCCCGGACATGGAAGCCCAGCTCGACCGCGGCAACATGGACGCCGTCTGGCTCCCGGAGCCGTTCCTGTCCAAGGCCCTGGCCAACCCGGACAACGAACTGCTTGGCTACCCGAACCAGAAGGCCATCCCGGGCTTGCCGACCATGGTCAGCTTCACCAGCGGCAAGTACGCCCAGGAAAACCCCGAGGTCGTCGCCGACTTCAAGGCCGCAATGACCGAAACCTTGGCAGCGGCCGAGGACGACCAGGCCGGCGCCAAGGCCATGTTGCCGGAATTCATGAAGATGGACGCCAAGGTGGCCGAAAACCTGAAGATGGAAACCTGGGACGGCGTCGTGCCCAGCGATCAGCTGGCCAAGCTCGCCGAACTCGCAGCCAAGCTCGAATTCCTCTCCAAGGCCCCGGACGTCGAGGCCATGACCGTCAAGTAG
- a CDS encoding acyl-CoA synthetase — translation MLNQGLGSWIHKRRVKSHGQAAVIDGAVTLRYEELAERIDRLANALAGAGIGRGDRVAYLGNNHPAFLETLFACGSLGAIFVPVNTRLAPREVAFALQDSGTSLLVNARQLESLAVAATEIAPVAARLVVEENPETAGSYEAAIRSASAEHRDEPVALEDTAIILYTSGTTGNPKGAILTHGNMTWNSLNVLVDYDVTSTQVALMIAPMFHVASLGMGALPTLLKGGTLVLQDRFEPSAVLAAIERHGVTALSGVPTTYQMLAEHPAWDATDLSSIRMLTCGGSAVPMRVLEAYEARGLSFSGGYGMTETAPGATSLQPEYSREKAGSAGLAHFFTGIRVVDALGEDLPAHEVGEILIEGPNVIPGYWNREDATASSFQDGTWFKSGDMGYLDDQGFLFISDRLKDMIISGGENVYPAQVEQAIMELPAVASVAVIGVPDEKWGEAVHAVIVPAEGQHVTREDIAAHLDGKLARYKIPRTIEVVADLPRTASGKIRKTDLRESHRKSTLA, via the coding sequence ATGTTGAACCAAGGACTTGGAAGCTGGATCCACAAACGCCGCGTGAAGTCGCACGGACAAGCGGCCGTCATTGACGGCGCGGTGACGCTGCGCTACGAAGAGCTGGCCGAGCGCATCGACAGGCTGGCCAACGCGCTCGCGGGTGCGGGGATCGGGCGCGGGGACCGCGTGGCCTACCTGGGCAACAACCATCCCGCCTTCCTCGAGACGCTCTTTGCCTGCGGCAGCCTCGGCGCGATATTTGTTCCGGTCAACACCAGGCTGGCACCGCGCGAGGTGGCCTTTGCCCTGCAGGATTCCGGAACCAGCCTGCTGGTCAACGCCCGCCAGTTGGAGTCCCTGGCCGTGGCGGCCACCGAGATCGCCCCCGTCGCCGCGCGGCTCGTCGTGGAGGAGAACCCCGAGACCGCGGGGTCCTACGAGGCGGCCATCCGCTCGGCTTCGGCGGAACACCGGGACGAGCCCGTCGCGCTTGAGGACACCGCCATCATCCTCTACACCTCCGGCACCACCGGGAACCCCAAGGGCGCGATCCTGACCCACGGGAACATGACGTGGAATTCGCTGAACGTGCTGGTCGACTACGACGTCACCAGTACCCAGGTGGCGTTGATGATCGCACCGATGTTCCACGTCGCTTCCCTGGGGATGGGCGCGCTGCCCACCCTGCTCAAGGGCGGAACCCTGGTCCTGCAGGACCGCTTCGAGCCCTCGGCTGTGCTGGCGGCCATCGAACGCCACGGCGTCACCGCGCTCTCCGGGGTGCCGACCACCTACCAAATGCTCGCCGAGCACCCCGCGTGGGATGCCACCGATCTTTCCTCGATCCGCATGCTCACCTGCGGCGGATCCGCCGTCCCGATGCGGGTGCTTGAGGCCTACGAGGCCCGCGGGTTGTCCTTTTCCGGGGGCTACGGCATGACGGAAACCGCCCCGGGGGCCACGTCGCTGCAACCCGAGTACTCCCGCGAAAAGGCCGGATCGGCCGGGCTTGCGCACTTCTTCACCGGCATCCGCGTCGTCGACGCCCTGGGGGAGGACCTTCCAGCCCACGAGGTCGGGGAAATCCTGATCGAGGGCCCCAACGTGATCCCCGGCTACTGGAACCGGGAGGACGCCACGGCGTCCTCCTTCCAGGACGGGACGTGGTTCAAGTCCGGCGACATGGGGTACCTGGACGACCAGGGTTTCCTCTTCATCTCGGACCGCCTGAAGGACATGATCATTTCCGGCGGGGAAAACGTCTACCCGGCCCAGGTAGAGCAGGCCATCATGGAACTGCCCGCGGTGGCCTCCGTGGCGGTGATCGGCGTTCCGGACGAGAAATGGGGCGAGGCCGTGCATGCGGTCATCGTTCCCGCGGAGGGACAGCACGTCACGCGCGAGGACATCGCCGCCCACCTCGATGGGAAGCTTGCCCGCTACAAGATCCCGCGCACCATCGAGGTCGTTGCGGACCTGCCGCGCACTGCCAGCGGAAAGATCCGCAAGACCGACCTGCGCGAGAGCCACCGCAAGAGCACCCTGGCCTGA
- a CDS encoding MaoC family dehydratase codes for MGQTVLSYEQLATAAGTDLGYSDFRTVTQDQVNTFADATDDHQWIHTDPEKAKDGPFGGPIAHGYLSLSLQIAFWSELFDVTGVSTRVNYGLDKVRFPSPVPVGAQIRMKAQISEVEEVKGGYQIAVDQVVEVEGAPKPAVVSRGIYRFYA; via the coding sequence ATGGGCCAGACAGTTCTTTCCTACGAACAGCTCGCAACCGCCGCCGGCACCGACCTGGGCTACAGCGACTTCCGCACCGTCACCCAGGACCAGGTCAACACGTTCGCCGACGCGACCGATGACCACCAGTGGATCCACACCGACCCGGAGAAGGCCAAGGACGGACCCTTCGGCGGACCGATCGCCCACGGATACTTGTCCCTGAGCCTGCAGATCGCCTTCTGGTCCGAGCTCTTTGACGTCACCGGGGTCTCCACCCGCGTGAACTACGGCCTGGACAAGGTCCGCTTCCCCTCGCCGGTGCCCGTCGGTGCACAGATCCGCATGAAGGCTCAGATTTCCGAGGTTGAAGAGGTCAAGGGCGGCTACCAGATCGCCGTCGACCAGGTCGTCGAGGTCGAGGGCGCCCCGAAGCCGGCCGTGGTGTCCCGCGGCATCTACCGGTTCTACGCCTAG
- a CDS encoding acyl-CoA dehydrogenase family protein: protein MTDFYPSDQYGFARMLSDAERAALLRLRAVLDTHVRPVLADHWERGEFPESIVAPLIELDMMRPAEVLAAGEQVRGLFGGFRNFELARVDASVVTFYNAQSGLFRTTVNLGGSPEQAAELDPRIASYEYKGVFALTEPDHGSDIAGGLDTAATFEPGADGGHWIINGAKRWIGGAAQADVLAVFARDTADGKVKCFLVPTDAPGLKLSKIERKTSLRIMQNADIELVDVTVPETARLANINSFADVAACLRNMRSDVAWIAAGAAAGAYEAALKYVTERHQFGKPLASFQLIQEKLATMLTNVTASLAMVTSLTQAQDEGIYKDENSAMAKMFTARMLRETAALAREVCGGNGIVLDYDVARFHADAEAIYSYEGTDEINALILGRAITGIGAFR, encoded by the coding sequence ATGACCGATTTCTACCCCAGTGACCAGTACGGCTTCGCCCGGATGCTGTCCGACGCCGAACGGGCGGCGCTGCTGCGCCTGCGCGCCGTGCTTGATACGCACGTGCGTCCGGTGCTCGCCGACCATTGGGAGCGCGGGGAATTCCCCGAATCCATCGTCGCCCCGCTGATCGAGCTGGACATGATGCGCCCGGCCGAGGTGCTGGCCGCCGGCGAACAGGTTCGCGGCCTCTTCGGGGGCTTTAGGAACTTCGAGCTGGCCCGGGTGGACGCCTCGGTGGTCACCTTCTACAACGCCCAGTCCGGGCTGTTCCGCACCACGGTGAACCTGGGCGGCAGTCCGGAGCAGGCCGCGGAGCTGGATCCGCGCATCGCCTCTTACGAATACAAGGGCGTCTTCGCGCTCACCGAACCGGACCATGGATCGGACATCGCCGGGGGACTGGATACCGCTGCCACCTTCGAGCCCGGGGCCGACGGCGGGCACTGGATCATCAACGGGGCCAAGCGCTGGATCGGCGGAGCGGCCCAGGCGGACGTGCTGGCCGTCTTCGCCCGCGACACCGCGGACGGAAAGGTCAAGTGCTTCCTGGTTCCCACCGATGCCCCCGGGTTGAAGCTGAGCAAGATCGAGCGCAAGACCAGCCTGCGGATCATGCAGAACGCCGACATCGAATTGGTTGACGTCACGGTTCCGGAGACGGCGCGGCTGGCGAACATCAACTCTTTCGCCGACGTCGCGGCGTGCCTGCGCAACATGCGCTCGGACGTCGCCTGGATCGCCGCAGGCGCGGCGGCCGGCGCCTACGAGGCAGCGCTGAAATACGTCACCGAACGCCACCAGTTCGGCAAGCCGCTGGCGTCCTTCCAATTGATCCAGGAAAAGCTCGCCACGATGCTCACCAACGTGACAGCCTCCCTGGCCATGGTCACCAGCCTGACCCAGGCCCAGGACGAGGGCATCTACAAGGACGAGAACTCGGCCATGGCCAAGATGTTCACCGCGCGCATGCTGCGCGAGACCGCTGCCCTGGCGCGGGAGGTCTGCGGGGGCAACGGCATCGTGCTTGACTACGATGTCGCCCGTTTCCACGCCGACGCCGAGGCCATCTATTCCTACGAGGGCACCGACGAGATCAACGCGTTGATCCTCGGCCGGGCCATCACCGGCATCGGGGCCTTCCGCTAG
- a CDS encoding amidohydrolase family protein produces MSVRYESRIDLEAITAIDMHVHVEVDDCGHKAMPEDLFEASAAYFKSEERTPSVDRIAQVYRDAKMAAVLFTVDARTALGHEPNSIDDLVAGAARNNDVLIPFGSVDPRTGPAAITEARRQADELGVRGFKFHPSLQGFDPSSQEFYPLWEVLQELGLPCIFHTGQNGMGAGLPGGRGIKLRYSNPLLLDDVAADFPGLTIIMAHPSVPWQDEANSIATHKANVFIDLSGWSPKYFPASLVKMSNNVLSTKVLFGTDYPLITPAKWLGAFAELPLKDEVRPLILKENAVRVLGLGKS; encoded by the coding sequence ATGAGCGTTCGCTACGAATCCAGGATCGACCTTGAGGCGATCACCGCAATCGACATGCACGTGCATGTCGAGGTCGACGATTGCGGGCACAAGGCCATGCCGGAGGACCTCTTCGAGGCCTCGGCCGCGTACTTCAAGTCCGAGGAACGCACGCCTTCGGTGGATCGCATCGCGCAGGTCTACCGCGACGCGAAGATGGCCGCGGTGCTCTTTACCGTCGACGCGCGCACCGCGCTGGGCCACGAGCCGAACTCCATTGACGACCTGGTGGCCGGGGCCGCGCGCAACAACGACGTGCTGATCCCCTTCGGCTCCGTCGACCCGCGCACCGGCCCGGCCGCGATCACCGAGGCGCGCCGCCAGGCGGACGAGCTCGGGGTGCGCGGCTTCAAGTTCCATCCCTCGCTGCAGGGATTTGACCCCTCCTCCCAGGAGTTCTACCCGCTGTGGGAGGTGCTCCAGGAACTGGGGCTGCCGTGCATCTTCCACACCGGGCAGAACGGCATGGGCGCCGGGCTTCCCGGCGGGCGGGGCATCAAGCTGCGCTACTCCAACCCGCTGCTGCTCGACGACGTGGCCGCGGACTTCCCGGGGCTGACCATCATCATGGCCCACCCCTCGGTGCCGTGGCAGGACGAGGCCAACTCGATCGCCACGCACAAGGCGAACGTGTTCATCGATCTTTCGGGCTGGAGCCCGAAGTACTTCCCGGCATCGCTGGTGAAGATGAGCAACAACGTGCTCTCGACCAAGGTGCTCTTCGGCACCGATTACCCGTTGATCACCCCGGCAAAGTGGCTCGGAGCCTTCGCCGAGCTGCCGTTGAAGGACGAGGTTCGCCCGCTGATCTTGAAGGAGAACGCGGTGCGGGTGCTGGGACTGGGCAAGTCATGA
- a CDS encoding SDR family NAD(P)-dependent oxidoreductase: MSLAGKVAIVTGSGRGLGLSYAQELARQGAAVAINDVDADVAAEAVASINAAGGKAVSVVAPVGSTETAKALVASAVENFGRLDILVTNAGVLRDKSILKMTDEDFDLVINVHLRGTFTCVREAYGYFKENNIAGRIITIGSPTGQRGNFGQTNYAAAKAGIVGMVRTWAMEMKRAGVTVNAVIPVAATAMTKTVPFFAKAVEADERGEAMPDFFRKELGFGTADDVAGLIAFLASEEAGNITGQAIGAGGDRLQLWSHPEAIASEFNDGGWDYAALRERFPFSDNLQSVGETFPELPAELQPEPAAK; this comes from the coding sequence ATGTCACTGGCTGGAAAAGTTGCAATCGTTACCGGCAGCGGCCGCGGACTCGGCCTGAGCTACGCGCAGGAACTGGCCCGCCAGGGTGCCGCAGTGGCCATCAACGACGTCGATGCAGACGTGGCCGCCGAGGCCGTAGCCTCGATCAACGCGGCGGGCGGCAAGGCCGTGTCGGTCGTGGCCCCCGTTGGTTCCACTGAAACCGCCAAGGCGCTCGTGGCCTCCGCCGTGGAAAACTTCGGGCGCCTGGACATCCTGGTCACCAACGCCGGCGTCCTGCGCGACAAGTCGATCCTGAAGATGACCGACGAGGACTTCGACCTGGTCATCAACGTGCACCTGCGCGGCACCTTCACCTGCGTCCGCGAGGCCTACGGCTACTTCAAGGAAAACAACATCGCCGGCCGCATCATCACCATCGGCTCGCCGACCGGGCAGCGCGGCAACTTCGGCCAGACCAACTACGCCGCCGCCAAGGCCGGCATTGTGGGCATGGTGCGCACCTGGGCCATGGAAATGAAGCGCGCCGGGGTCACCGTCAACGCCGTCATCCCTGTGGCAGCCACCGCCATGACCAAGACCGTCCCGTTCTTCGCCAAGGCCGTCGAGGCCGACGAGCGCGGCGAAGCCATGCCGGACTTCTTCCGCAAGGAACTGGGCTTCGGCACCGCCGACGACGTCGCCGGACTCATCGCCTTCCTCGCCTCGGAGGAAGCCGGCAACATCACCGGCCAGGCGATCGGCGCCGGCGGGGACCGCCTGCAGCTCTGGAGCCACCCGGAGGCCATCGCCTCGGAATTCAACGACGGCGGCTGGGATTACGCCGCCTTGCGCGAACGCTTCCCGTTCTCCGATAACCTGCAGTCGGTCGGCGAGACGTTCCCCGAGCTGCCGGCCGAGCTGCAGCCCGAACCGGCCGCCAAGTAG
- a CDS encoding MarR family winged helix-turn-helix transcriptional regulator gives MATKPGTTMNTIDRFLDSELAGDIEFLTARTRSLGSARANRLLAPLGLKVRSYSVLSLACSGLAPTQRELAEFLSLDPSQIVPLVDALEGEGLVERTADPNDRRSKVITGTKAGEQLYKKARTATAEGEAIAMAMLSKPEQETLRELLSRIAFRD, from the coding sequence ATGGCGACCAAGCCGGGCACCACCATGAACACCATTGACCGATTCCTGGACAGCGAACTGGCGGGAGACATCGAGTTCCTCACCGCCCGCACCCGCTCACTGGGATCGGCACGCGCCAACAGGCTCCTGGCCCCGCTGGGGCTAAAGGTCCGCTCCTACTCGGTGCTCTCGCTGGCCTGCAGCGGGCTGGCACCCACGCAGCGCGAACTGGCGGAATTCCTTTCGCTGGATCCGAGCCAGATCGTGCCGCTGGTGGACGCGCTGGAGGGCGAGGGGCTGGTCGAGCGGACCGCCGACCCCAACGACCGCCGCTCGAAGGTCATCACCGGGACGAAGGCCGGCGAGCAGCTTTACAAGAAGGCACGGACGGCCACGGCCGAAGGTGAAGCCATTGCCATGGCGATGCTGAGCAAGCCCGAACAAGAGACCCTGCGCGAACTGCTCTCGCGCATTGCCTTCCGTGATTAG
- a CDS encoding TOBE domain-containing protein produces the protein MPKIRVSEAARFLGVSDDTIRRWTDNGTLTAHKDDSGRVAVDGLELAQLSRSQAQLPDDQSLVGSSARNRFVGLVTGITMDTVMAQVELQCGPFRVVSLMSSEAARELGLELGSIATAVVKATTVIIESPQGKTGT, from the coding sequence ATGCCGAAAATTCGAGTCTCCGAAGCAGCCCGCTTCCTCGGTGTCAGCGACGACACCATTCGCCGCTGGACCGACAACGGAACCCTTACCGCGCATAAGGACGATTCCGGTCGCGTGGCCGTGGACGGACTCGAGCTTGCCCAACTGTCACGCAGCCAGGCCCAGCTCCCCGATGACCAGTCGCTGGTTGGGTCCTCGGCCCGCAATAGGTTCGTCGGATTGGTCACCGGCATCACCATGGATACCGTCATGGCCCAGGTCGAGCTGCAATGCGGCCCGTTTCGCGTCGTGTCCCTGATGAGCAGCGAAGCCGCCCGCGAACTGGGACTCGAGCTGGGATCGATCGCCACGGCAGTGGTCAAGGCGACCACCGTCATCATCGAATCCCCGCAGGGAAAGACGGGGACATGA
- the modA gene encoding molybdate ABC transporter substrate-binding protein gives MSARRRIGAAIVLALAWVLGLAGCASPAQPPPVGAGPSGEITVFAAASLKGPFTEIAEGFEAKHPGTAIGLSFAGSSDLVTQISAGAPADVFASADPSNMDKLSAAGLVDGAPTTFATNTLAIAVPPDNPASIATFSDLATPGVKVVICAPQVPCGAATKSVEDAARTTLTPVSEESSVTDVLGKVTSGEADAGLVYVTDVLAAGDKVKGIKFPESKTAVNAYPIAGVATSANKDLANSFISAVTGPEGRKVLADAGFGKP, from the coding sequence ATGAGCGCCCGCCGCAGGATCGGCGCTGCAATCGTCCTCGCCTTGGCATGGGTCCTGGGACTGGCCGGATGCGCATCCCCCGCTCAGCCACCACCGGTCGGCGCGGGCCCGAGCGGGGAAATCACCGTATTTGCCGCGGCCTCGCTGAAGGGCCCGTTTACCGAGATCGCGGAAGGATTCGAGGCGAAACACCCGGGCACGGCGATCGGGCTGAGCTTCGCCGGGTCCTCTGACCTAGTCACCCAAATATCCGCCGGAGCACCCGCCGATGTGTTCGCGTCGGCCGACCCAAGCAACATGGACAAGCTTTCCGCGGCGGGTCTCGTCGACGGCGCGCCCACAACCTTCGCCACCAATACCCTGGCCATCGCGGTCCCACCGGACAACCCGGCCTCGATCGCCACGTTTTCCGACCTTGCAACTCCGGGGGTGAAGGTCGTCATCTGTGCGCCGCAGGTGCCGTGCGGTGCAGCAACCAAGAGCGTCGAGGATGCCGCAAGGACAACGCTCACTCCGGTCAGTGAGGAATCCTCCGTCACCGACGTATTGGGCAAGGTGACCAGCGGTGAGGCGGATGCCGGGCTGGTCTATGTCACTGACGTCTTGGCGGCCGGCGACAAGGTCAAGGGAATCAAGTTCCCCGAATCCAAAACGGCGGTCAACGCCTACCCGATAGCCGGTGTCGCCACCAGCGCCAACAAGGATCTGGCCAACTCGTTCATCTCCGCCGTGACCGGCCCCGAGGGCAGGAAGGTCCTGGCCGATGCCGGCTTCGGAAAGCCGTAG
- a CDS encoding ABC transporter permease yields MPASESRRAPVFRRSGTGYSAVPPWIYVLACAGALFVLLPLLAMLARVNWPQFIPLITSESSLSALGLSLRTSAASTMLCILLGVPLALVLARGSFPGQRVLRAFVLLPLVLPPVVGGIALLYTFGRQGLLGRSLEIAGIQIAFSTTAVILAQTFVALPFLVVSLEGALRTAGGKYEAVAATLGARPTTVLRRVSLPLVLPGLASGAVLSFARSLGEFGATLTFAGSLQGVTRTLPLEIYLQRETDADAAVALSLVLVAVAVIVVALSYGGHRTKKAMPGAAQ; encoded by the coding sequence ATGCCGGCTTCGGAAAGCCGTAGGGCCCCGGTGTTTCGCCGCAGCGGCACCGGGTACTCCGCCGTTCCCCCGTGGATTTACGTCCTCGCCTGCGCGGGAGCATTGTTTGTGCTGCTCCCGCTGCTGGCGATGCTCGCCAGGGTTAATTGGCCCCAGTTCATTCCCCTCATCACCTCCGAATCCTCACTGAGCGCGCTGGGGTTGAGTCTGCGCACCTCGGCGGCCAGCACCATGCTGTGCATCCTCTTGGGCGTTCCGCTGGCGCTGGTCCTGGCCCGTGGAAGCTTCCCGGGCCAGCGCGTGCTGCGGGCCTTCGTGCTCCTGCCACTGGTGCTGCCGCCGGTGGTGGGCGGCATCGCCCTGCTCTACACCTTCGGGCGCCAAGGCCTGCTGGGCCGCAGTCTTGAGATTGCGGGAATCCAGATCGCGTTCTCCACTACAGCGGTCATTCTGGCCCAGACCTTTGTTGCCCTGCCGTTCCTGGTCGTCAGCCTCGAGGGCGCGCTGCGCACCGCCGGGGGAAAGTACGAAGCCGTTGCAGCAACTCTGGGCGCACGGCCGACCACGGTGCTGCGTCGGGTGAGCCTGCCGCTGGTGCTGCCCGGCTTGGCCTCCGGGGCGGTCCTCTCCTTTGCACGCAGCCTCGGCGAGTTCGGGGCAACGTTGACCTTTGCCGGTTCCCTGCAGGGTGTCACGCGGACCCTGCCCCTGGAGATCTACCTGCAGCGCGAGACCGATGCCGATGCGGCAGTGGCCCTGTCCCTGGTCCTGGTTGCAGTGGCCGTCATCGTGGTGGCACTGTCCTATGGCGGGCACCGCACGAAGAAGGCCATGCCGGGGGCCGCACAGTGA
- a CDS encoding sulfate/molybdate ABC transporter ATP-binding protein: MRIRFEATLTARHFVVSLDLARGETLAVLGPNGAGKSTLLSIMAGLLRPDSGTASIGERTLFDLDSARPQWLAPHARGTALLAQEPLLFPHLSVLENVAFGPRSKGTGAAKSRVAARRWLEATDTQTLAARKPGELSGGQAQRVAVARALAAGPDLLLLDEPMAALDIHAAPLMRRLLKHVLAERSAIIITHDILDALMLADKVVILENGRITESGPTRDVLGRPRSRFAAGLAGLNLVTGTAHGDGIDTAFGRIFGTRESELVPGEAAAAAFPASAVSVYLDPPHGSPRNMLEATVTDLEPHGDAIRVRAGDLAADITPAALADLGLVPGTLAYFVLKATAVTIYAA, from the coding sequence GTGAGGATCCGCTTCGAGGCCACGCTCACCGCACGGCATTTCGTCGTCTCCCTGGATCTGGCCCGGGGGGAGACCCTCGCGGTCTTGGGACCGAACGGGGCCGGCAAGTCGACGTTGCTCTCGATCATGGCCGGGTTGCTGCGCCCGGATTCCGGAACGGCATCCATCGGCGAGCGCACGCTCTTTGACCTCGATTCCGCGCGCCCGCAATGGTTGGCGCCGCACGCGCGGGGCACCGCGTTGCTTGCGCAGGAACCACTGCTCTTTCCGCACCTGAGCGTTCTCGAGAACGTCGCGTTCGGTCCGCGGAGCAAGGGCACCGGCGCGGCCAAATCCAGGGTGGCGGCCCGTCGGTGGCTCGAAGCCACGGACACCCAGACCCTGGCCGCACGGAAACCCGGCGAACTGTCCGGCGGACAGGCGCAGCGGGTCGCTGTCGCCCGGGCGCTGGCAGCGGGACCCGACCTGCTGTTGCTCGACGAGCCCATGGCGGCCCTGGACATCCACGCCGCGCCCCTGATGCGTCGGTTGCTCAAACACGTCCTCGCCGAGCGCAGTGCCATCATCATCACCCACGACATCCTCGATGCGCTCATGCTGGCGGACAAGGTCGTCATCTTGGAGAACGGACGTATCACCGAGAGCGGTCCAACCCGGGACGTACTGGGAAGGCCGCGATCCCGCTTCGCCGCCGGGCTCGCCGGGCTGAACCTCGTCACCGGCACCGCGCACGGGGATGGAATCGACACGGCCTTCGGGCGGATCTTCGGAACTCGTGAATCCGAGCTGGTCCCCGGCGAGGCGGCGGCCGCGGCATTCCCCGCTTCCGCCGTCTCGGTGTACCTGGATCCGCCACACGGAAGCCCGCGCAACATGCTCGAGGCAACCGTGACGGACCTGGAGCCGCACGGCGACGCCATCCGGGTGCGCGCAGGTGACCTGGCCGCCGACATCACCCCGGCGGCGCTGGCGGACCTCGGGCTGGTGCCCGGAACCCTCGCCTACTTCGTGCTCAAGGCCACCGCCGTCACCATTTACGCGGCCTGA